Below is a genomic region from Verrucomicrobiota bacterium JB022.
AGCTCCAGAGCCTGCGCTCGGTCGTCGACCAGAATACGACCCTTTTGCTCGATACCAGCACCCCGCCCTTCAGCCTGATCAAGCCAAGCGGGGAGATGGAGGCCCAGATGATCCGCACCCAGCAGGTGCCGACCCGCAAGGGCCTGCCCGCCGCCGCCGCGATCGGCCTCGACCCGGAGGACACTCCCGATGCGCCGTAAGCAACGCCAGAATCAGGACGGGCTGATGGTTGCTGCCCTCCTCCTCACGCTCAAGAACCTCAAGCCTGCCGCCTTGTGGGTGTTCCTGCTGCTGCTGGGGCTCTATACCGCCTCCGGCGTGCGCACGGTGGGGCCGAGCGAGACAGGCCTGTTGCTGCGCTTCGGCAAGCTGCAGCCCAAGACCTACGAGGCGGGCCTCGTCTTTGGCCTGCCCGAGCCTTTTGACGAACTGGTATTGGTCCAGACCGGAGCCGAGCACAGCCTGACGCTCGAAGCCTGGGCCTCCGGCGGCAAGAAGATCGGCGACCCCGACCGCGAATACCAGTATACCCTGGAGGAGGTGAGCAACTGGATGGCCGAAAACGGCGGCAACATGCCCCCCACCCGGAAGGTGACAGTCGACGGTGCCACGATGCTCAACCCAATCGTCGACGGCTATACGCTGACGGGCGACCGCAATATCCTGCAGGCCCGCTTTACCTTGCGCTATCGCATTCACGATCCGGTGGCATATTTCCGCCTCGGCGAGCGCCGCGACGAGCTGATTGGCGGCCTGCTCTACCAGAGCGCCACTCACACGCTGGCCGAAATGCGGATCGACGATTGCCTGACGGAGAAGCGCGACCAGTTGATCGAGCGGGTCGAAAGCGGTGCGCAGGCCAAGGCCGATGCGCTGAGCCTCGGCATCACGTTGACCGCTTGCGAGCTGCAGGAGCTTTCCCCTCCGCGCCAAGTGCTGGCGGCCTTCGAAGACGTGATCAACGCCCAGATGTTTGCCAAGACGCTGCTGGAAAATGCCCGCGAATACCAGGCCAACAGCCTGACGCAGGCTGCCGGACAGTCCGAAGCCATCCGCCGCCGCGCCGAAGCCTACGCCCAAAACCTCGTCGCCAAAAGCGAGG
It encodes:
- a CDS encoding protease modulator HflK, with the translated sequence MRRKQRQNQDGLMVAALLLTLKNLKPAALWVFLLLLGLYTASGVRTVGPSETGLLLRFGKLQPKTYEAGLVFGLPEPFDELVLVQTGAEHSLTLEAWASGGKKIGDPDREYQYTLEEVSNWMAENGGNMPPTRKVTVDGATMLNPIVDGYTLTGDRNILQARFTLRYRIHDPVAYFRLGERRDELIGGLLYQSATHTLAEMRIDDCLTEKRDQLIERVESGAQAKADALSLGITLTACELQELSPPRQVLAAFEDVINAQMFAKTLLENAREYQANSLTQAAGQSEAIRRRAEAYAQNLVAKSEGEAEAFRSFYAEYQEHPHAVLSRVYLDSLDYVMQQAQSSALFGSDHAQPTLFIEPSPKYSR